The following coding sequences lie in one Pseudarthrobacter phenanthrenivorans Sphe3 genomic window:
- a CDS encoding glycosyltransferase family 4 protein has translation MRVGIIYPVPEPLAALNWSGTPHGLASGFISMGADVVPLGVKVPRVLHEAVALLSHATGRRGAVADRMQIRQWARTNALRACIAEALPLDAVVAMGTEMYDLPRILPAGLPIATYDDGTLLQMYADPLSDISQSRFPARHVSRWIDRQKRSSRAAHMCCVSTDWAAASFVADYNIPSRRVAVVGMGHRPRRGVAGVVRDWTVPRFLFVGVDWQRKNGNAVLEAFREVRHRYPEATLDIVGNHPALDVPGVTGHGFLSRVDAAAQQRLDCLYAGATCFVLPSRFDPSPIAYLEAASSGLPVIATTRGGAGSLLKEGALVVEPNDREALVAAMLTYSDPTAAARAGAAAADSAAASSWTHVALRIGDALGLDEGRGSITAIGTEGKHHV, from the coding sequence ATGAGGGTCGGAATCATTTACCCCGTTCCGGAGCCACTTGCTGCCCTCAACTGGTCCGGTACACCGCATGGCCTCGCTTCCGGGTTCATATCCATGGGAGCCGACGTGGTGCCGCTGGGAGTCAAGGTGCCGCGGGTTCTGCACGAAGCAGTCGCACTCCTTTCCCACGCTACCGGCCGGCGAGGTGCTGTCGCCGACCGAATGCAAATCCGGCAGTGGGCCAGGACTAACGCCCTCAGGGCGTGCATTGCAGAAGCGCTGCCCCTCGACGCCGTCGTTGCCATGGGCACCGAAATGTACGACTTGCCCCGGATCCTGCCGGCAGGTCTTCCCATCGCGACCTACGACGACGGAACCCTACTGCAGATGTACGCGGACCCCCTGTCCGACATCAGTCAATCGCGGTTCCCCGCCCGGCATGTCAGCCGCTGGATTGACCGGCAGAAGCGGTCAAGCCGGGCCGCCCACATGTGTTGCGTCAGTACTGACTGGGCTGCAGCGTCTTTCGTGGCGGACTACAACATTCCTTCCCGGCGCGTTGCGGTTGTAGGTATGGGGCACCGGCCGCGCCGTGGTGTTGCCGGTGTCGTCCGGGACTGGACGGTACCCAGGTTTCTCTTTGTAGGTGTTGACTGGCAGCGCAAGAACGGTAATGCCGTGCTGGAGGCATTTCGGGAAGTCCGGCACCGGTACCCGGAAGCGACCCTCGACATTGTAGGTAACCATCCGGCCCTGGACGTCCCAGGCGTCACCGGGCACGGGTTCCTTTCACGTGTGGATGCAGCCGCACAGCAGCGACTTGATTGCCTTTACGCTGGCGCCACCTGCTTTGTTCTGCCGAGCCGGTTTGATCCCTCGCCGATCGCCTACCTCGAAGCCGCATCTTCCGGACTGCCCGTCATCGCGACTACCAGGGGCGGTGCTGGAAGCCTATTGAAAGAGGGAGCGCTTGTCGTTGAGCCCAACGACCGGGAGGCACTGGTAGCAGCCATGCTCACCTACTCAGATCCAACCGCAGCCGCCAGAGCCGGGGCGGCTGCCGCTGACAGTGCGGCGGCATCGTCCTGGACCCACGTCGCCCTCCGCATCGGTGACGCTCTGGGCCTCGACGAGGGCCGCGGAAGCATTACGGCGATCGGAACGGAAGGCAAGCACCATGTTTAG
- a CDS encoding glycosyltransferase family 2 protein, whose translation MFRRVRQGLGDRQPEVLVIVPCYNYGRYLESCVVSLLSQKGVSVRVHILDDASTDGSDEAAQAMADRDPRVQVTLHPSNRGHIATYNEGLVAADSDYVVLLSADDMLAPGALARATDLMGAFPSVGLVYGHPQAFESEPAPETGRLRNWSIWQGDRWIAAQCRRGLSIISSPEAVVRTSVQHRVGYYNPELPHSGDLEMWLRIADVSGVGRINGVDQAYRRVHPASMMSTNYGTLQADLEHRVRAYESFFAGTALGTTRSEQLRRVVIRRMAAEALEWSAASCQAGNVPVDEIDKAVSFALEIYPEAASSPAYMDYQYRSGSAGTPDLAMAVGAWRGSIQRDFGPRLRWRQWRRYGI comes from the coding sequence ATGTTTAGGCGTGTCCGGCAGGGACTGGGCGACCGCCAACCCGAGGTCCTGGTCATCGTCCCGTGCTACAACTACGGTCGCTACCTTGAGTCCTGCGTCGTGAGCCTGCTGTCCCAAAAAGGTGTCTCAGTCCGGGTCCACATTCTCGACGACGCTTCAACCGACGGGAGTGACGAGGCTGCTCAAGCGATGGCGGACCGGGACCCGCGCGTCCAAGTGACGCTGCACCCCAGCAACCGCGGACATATCGCAACCTATAACGAAGGGCTCGTGGCTGCCGACTCAGACTACGTAGTGCTGCTGTCCGCTGATGACATGCTCGCACCCGGCGCTCTGGCACGCGCCACCGACCTGATGGGCGCCTTTCCTTCCGTGGGCTTGGTTTACGGCCATCCTCAAGCCTTCGAATCGGAGCCGGCTCCAGAGACCGGCCGGCTCCGGAACTGGTCGATATGGCAAGGGGACCGCTGGATCGCCGCCCAGTGCAGGCGGGGACTCAGCATCATCAGCAGCCCGGAGGCCGTGGTCCGGACATCCGTTCAGCACAGGGTGGGTTACTACAATCCGGAACTGCCGCATTCGGGTGATCTCGAGATGTGGCTTCGGATCGCGGACGTTTCAGGGGTGGGGCGAATCAACGGGGTCGACCAGGCATACCGTCGCGTGCACCCAGCCAGCATGATGTCAACCAATTACGGCACCCTGCAAGCAGATCTGGAACACCGGGTTAGGGCCTACGAGTCCTTCTTTGCCGGCACTGCACTCGGTACCACCAGGAGTGAACAGCTGCGGCGGGTCGTAATAAGGCGGATGGCGGCGGAAGCACTGGAATGGTCAGCGGCATCGTGCCAAGCAGGCAATGTACCCGTCGATGAAATAGACAAAGCCGTTTCCTTCGCTCTTGAGATCTATCCAGAGGCGGCGTCATCGCCAGCCTACATGGACTACCAGTACCGCTCGGGGTCCGCGGGAACACCGGACCTGGCCATGGCGGTGGGCGCTTGGCGGGGGTCCATCCAACGCGACTTTGGCCCCCGTCTCCGGTGGCGCCAATGGAGGAGATATGGAATCTAA
- a CDS encoding DegT/DnrJ/EryC1/StrS family aminotransferase → MSAGVEVQSDAAVPLVDLAAQQADVHEEVMAELADVFKEASFIGGAAVALFEAAYASFVSARHCIGVANGTDALELALRAGGVTPGGEVILPANTFIATAEAVSRIGAVPVPVDVDPAYLLINSSAVAAAVTSRTQAIVPVHLFGQTAFVEQLVPLADACGAVIIEDAAQAQGARRFGRCAGTLGLAASTSFYPGKNLGAAGDAGAVLTNDPSIADQVRMLGAHGSMEKYRHDAVGMNSRLDTVQAVVLKAKLERLESWNLLRRAAAERYSELLADVPGVVLPLEAPGNVDVWHLYVVRVPERDAVLAALHSAGIQAGIHYPVPVHLSAAYASAGYGPGSFPVAEEAAGQILSLPIFPHITTEQQERVVEALRAALTGGNGRCIENDR, encoded by the coding sequence GTGAGCGCCGGGGTTGAAGTCCAGTCCGATGCTGCTGTGCCGCTGGTTGACCTTGCCGCGCAGCAGGCGGATGTCCATGAGGAGGTCATGGCGGAACTGGCTGACGTCTTTAAGGAGGCGTCGTTTATTGGCGGCGCCGCTGTCGCCCTGTTCGAAGCTGCCTACGCTTCCTTTGTCAGTGCCCGTCATTGCATAGGTGTGGCCAACGGAACGGACGCCTTGGAACTGGCCCTTCGCGCAGGCGGGGTCACCCCGGGCGGCGAGGTCATCCTTCCCGCCAACACGTTCATCGCTACAGCGGAGGCCGTGAGCCGCATCGGCGCTGTACCGGTTCCCGTTGATGTGGACCCGGCGTACTTACTAATAAATTCTTCCGCCGTTGCCGCGGCCGTGACCTCCCGGACACAGGCTATTGTGCCGGTGCACCTCTTCGGCCAGACGGCGTTCGTTGAGCAGTTGGTTCCACTTGCCGATGCCTGCGGCGCGGTGATTATTGAAGACGCTGCACAGGCGCAGGGAGCGAGGCGTTTTGGGCGCTGTGCCGGGACTCTCGGGCTTGCCGCCAGCACCAGTTTCTATCCAGGGAAGAATCTGGGAGCTGCCGGTGACGCAGGAGCCGTCCTGACGAACGACCCTTCGATTGCCGACCAGGTGCGGATGCTGGGCGCCCACGGCAGCATGGAGAAGTACCGGCACGATGCTGTTGGCATGAACTCCCGGCTCGATACCGTCCAAGCTGTGGTTCTCAAGGCCAAACTGGAGCGGCTGGAGTCCTGGAACTTGCTCCGGCGGGCAGCTGCTGAGCGGTACTCGGAACTCCTCGCGGATGTTCCCGGAGTTGTACTTCCTCTAGAGGCACCCGGAAACGTTGATGTGTGGCATCTGTACGTAGTGCGGGTTCCAGAGCGTGATGCCGTACTGGCAGCTCTACATTCGGCCGGAATCCAGGCGGGGATCCACTATCCGGTTCCGGTGCACCTGAGTGCGGCCTACGCGTCTGCCGGCTACGGTCCTGGTTCCTTCCCTGTGGCCGAAGAAGCCGCCGGACAAATCCTCTCCCTGCCGATCTTCCCCCACATCACCACCGAGCAACAGGAACGTGTTGTGGAGGCGCTGCGTGCGGCGCTTACAGGGGGCAATGGACGGTGCATAGAAAATGACCGATGA
- a CDS encoding sugar transferase, whose product MAEIPVTRTPRAAFNWPVAPVAAQRMQSVPLAAAETAGTRLLLPPTAAPQTGAAGPSTPGTTGKASGRKRAASWIAAHTNLLRAADSLLVVGAVYGGYLLSNVGFAPGGPGDAGTILTAVAVAGTWLAALEIYRTRDSKVMGVGADEYKRVASATLRIFGLMAITAVVFNLHGAGAFVTVSLPLGLLGLTANRWMFRRRLTAEKAKGRHLSRAIVVGDAEDVRYVVKQVSRKSGAVYQILGVCLPGARRGASLKVDTTFVPVLSSTDDIARTVRLAQADSVIVAGPLPGGNKFIRELGWKLEECSAELILAATLTNVAGPRIHWRPVEGLPLMHVDIPQYTGAKHALKRVLDVAAALAALLVLSPLLLVLAVTVRLDSPGPVFFRQDRIGKGGRVFGMFKFRSMVVDAEARLAALGGQNQGAGVLFKMRDDPRVTRCGRWMRKYSLDELPQLWNVVLGHMSMVGPRPPLDREVSGYERHTRRRLLIKPGITGLWQINGRSDLPWDEAVRLDLYYVENWSIAGDLLILWRTFRAVIRPSGAY is encoded by the coding sequence GACCGCAGGAACCCGGCTTCTGCTGCCGCCAACTGCCGCCCCGCAAACAGGAGCTGCCGGCCCTTCCACGCCAGGTACCACAGGCAAGGCGTCCGGCCGCAAACGGGCAGCATCCTGGATTGCCGCCCACACCAATCTCCTCCGGGCCGCGGACTCACTCCTGGTGGTGGGAGCGGTCTACGGAGGCTACCTGCTCTCCAATGTTGGCTTCGCCCCCGGCGGGCCTGGCGACGCAGGAACCATCCTCACGGCCGTGGCCGTGGCAGGCACGTGGCTGGCAGCGCTGGAGATCTACCGGACGCGCGACTCGAAGGTCATGGGGGTGGGGGCGGACGAGTACAAACGCGTTGCGTCGGCGACGCTGCGGATCTTCGGGCTCATGGCCATCACGGCAGTGGTTTTCAACCTTCACGGAGCGGGAGCCTTCGTCACGGTCTCGCTCCCGCTGGGGCTGTTGGGCCTCACGGCGAACCGCTGGATGTTCCGCCGGCGCCTCACCGCAGAGAAGGCGAAGGGGCGGCATCTCTCCCGGGCCATTGTTGTGGGTGACGCGGAGGACGTCCGCTACGTGGTGAAGCAGGTGTCCCGGAAGTCCGGGGCCGTCTACCAAATCCTGGGAGTTTGCCTCCCGGGCGCGCGGCGGGGTGCCAGCCTGAAGGTGGATACAACCTTCGTCCCGGTGCTTTCCTCCACAGACGACATTGCCCGGACCGTCCGGCTGGCCCAGGCCGATTCGGTGATCGTGGCGGGCCCCCTTCCCGGCGGGAACAAATTCATCCGCGAACTGGGATGGAAGCTCGAAGAGTGCTCCGCAGAGCTGATCCTTGCCGCCACCCTCACCAATGTGGCCGGTCCCCGCATCCACTGGCGTCCGGTGGAGGGCCTGCCCCTGATGCACGTGGACATTCCCCAGTACACCGGGGCCAAGCACGCCCTTAAGAGGGTGCTCGATGTTGCGGCGGCGCTGGCCGCGCTCCTGGTTCTCTCACCGCTGCTGCTGGTCCTCGCCGTCACTGTGCGGCTGGACAGCCCCGGACCGGTCTTTTTCCGGCAGGACCGGATCGGCAAGGGCGGCAGGGTCTTCGGGATGTTCAAGTTCCGGTCCATGGTGGTGGACGCCGAAGCGCGGCTGGCCGCCCTGGGCGGGCAAAACCAGGGGGCTGGCGTGCTGTTCAAGATGCGCGACGATCCCCGGGTCACGCGGTGCGGCCGGTGGATGCGCAAATACTCCCTGGACGAACTGCCCCAACTGTGGAACGTGGTGCTGGGCCATATGAGCATGGTGGGGCCGCGGCCCCCGCTGGACCGCGAAGTCAGCGGTTACGAACGCCACACGCGCCGCAGGCTGCTGATCAAACCGGGCATCACCGGGCTTTGGCAGATCAACGGACGCTCCGACCTTCCATGGGACGAGGCTGTGCGGCTTGACCTCTACTACGTCGAAAACTGGTCCATTGCCGGCGACCTGCTGATCCTCTGGCGGACGTTCCGGGCAGTCATCCGGCCGTCTGGCGCCTACTGA
- a CDS encoding oligosaccharide flippase family protein has protein sequence MTDEISFRVTTQESLPRQHKKGPTSNADLGSAVRRGAVWTAGSTVLLRLGNIALMAVVARIVSPRELGIFTLAVTVHAVIVSVAELGVASSIARSDLDFDRIAPTVASISIVSSFLMAAPMFIFADSIAAVLGTAAAGPALKILAVGVALIGPFAVPGAQLQRDFRQHVIFWASAIAFVPGSATLVLLALQGSGPEAFAWSRIVGQVVMGVVILAATGRPLVPRLNKSMMRPLLAFGLPLAGANLLSQVLLNADYLFIGPMLGAAELGIYFLAFSIAMWPTAVIGSMLNGLVLPAISAVRRDGGDMAGAVTLGLRTVALIAFPLAAFLSVFSLELVKTIYGPAWLPAAPVLSVLAIYGAVSVVGLFLANVIIASGRTGVLLGVQLCALAVLLPGLPAAIHLGGIQGAALMHVIVVVAVTSPVYVVALRRSTGLRIPALLAALQLPAATTALTGLAAWLVTLALEDPLLKLIVAGNIGMCVYALLNWRDISALIPARFLIRLARVKSHFCGHPSSQERSSQ, from the coding sequence ATGACCGATGAAATCAGCTTCCGCGTGACGACGCAGGAGTCCCTTCCCCGCCAGCACAAGAAAGGTCCTACCTCCAACGCGGACTTGGGTTCAGCCGTAAGACGCGGGGCCGTGTGGACAGCAGGCAGCACAGTGCTACTGCGCCTGGGCAACATCGCACTCATGGCGGTCGTCGCCAGAATTGTGTCACCAAGGGAACTGGGCATCTTCACGCTGGCGGTGACCGTTCATGCGGTGATCGTCAGTGTCGCGGAACTCGGCGTGGCCTCTTCCATTGCACGATCCGATTTGGATTTCGACCGCATTGCCCCCACAGTGGCCTCGATTTCAATAGTCAGCAGCTTTCTTATGGCTGCACCGATGTTCATTTTCGCTGACAGCATCGCTGCGGTACTTGGCACGGCAGCGGCTGGCCCGGCCTTGAAAATACTGGCCGTCGGAGTCGCACTCATCGGCCCGTTTGCCGTACCGGGAGCCCAGCTTCAGCGTGATTTTCGCCAGCACGTGATCTTCTGGGCCTCCGCCATCGCTTTCGTCCCAGGCAGCGCTACTTTGGTTCTCCTTGCCCTCCAAGGCAGCGGACCCGAGGCCTTCGCCTGGTCGCGGATTGTCGGCCAGGTGGTGATGGGCGTGGTCATCCTGGCGGCAACAGGCAGGCCCTTGGTGCCGCGATTGAACAAGAGCATGATGAGGCCTCTTCTCGCCTTCGGGCTGCCGCTTGCGGGAGCAAACCTCCTAAGCCAGGTACTGCTGAACGCCGATTACCTTTTTATCGGCCCGATGTTGGGCGCCGCCGAACTCGGTATTTATTTCCTCGCCTTCAGTATCGCAATGTGGCCCACTGCAGTGATTGGCTCGATGCTGAACGGACTGGTCCTTCCCGCCATCTCCGCGGTACGCCGCGATGGCGGGGATATGGCGGGAGCCGTAACGTTGGGCCTAAGGACGGTCGCGCTCATCGCATTCCCTTTGGCGGCGTTCCTTAGTGTCTTCTCCCTCGAACTGGTGAAAACCATTTACGGACCTGCCTGGCTTCCCGCGGCACCCGTGCTGTCAGTCCTCGCCATCTATGGCGCCGTGTCCGTCGTGGGACTCTTCCTGGCCAACGTCATCATCGCCAGTGGGCGGACCGGCGTGCTGCTCGGGGTCCAGCTGTGTGCCCTGGCGGTGCTTCTGCCGGGCCTTCCGGCTGCTATCCACCTGGGCGGCATCCAGGGTGCTGCGCTCATGCACGTCATCGTGGTCGTTGCGGTGACTTCTCCGGTCTATGTCGTCGCCCTGCGGCGCTCCACTGGACTCCGTATCCCGGCGCTCCTGGCGGCACTACAACTTCCGGCCGCGACAACCGCGTTGACGGGACTGGCCGCATGGCTGGTCACCCTTGCCCTTGAGGACCCGCTGCTCAAACTCATCGTCGCGGGCAATATCGGCATGTGCGTTTACGCGTTACTCAACTGGCGGGATATCTCCGCTCTGATCCCAGCCAGATTCCTTATCCGTCTCGCACGGGTGAAAAGCCACTTCTGCGGCCATCCGAGCAGTCAAGAGAGGAGTTCACAATGA
- a CDS encoding acetyltransferase: protein MSELILIAASGLAREVLAMVRSSGQYDVVGLLDDDKEMAGVIVDGAPVLGRIDDAAKYTHALLLVCIGAGKSREAVVHRLTALGLNESRYATAIDPTVQYPEGCRIGRGSILLRNVTLTAAVTLGAHVVAMPSVTFTHDDDVADFATFASGVSLGGGVRIGRAAYLGMNASVRERTSVGAYATVGMGAAVLSNVPDGETWVGVPAHEIDRESFHFGSVR from the coding sequence ATGAGCGAGCTGATCCTCATTGCCGCCAGCGGCCTGGCCAGGGAGGTCCTGGCCATGGTCCGCAGCAGCGGCCAGTACGACGTCGTTGGCCTGCTGGACGACGACAAGGAGATGGCAGGGGTCATTGTTGACGGCGCCCCTGTGCTGGGGCGCATTGACGACGCCGCGAAGTACACGCACGCCCTCCTGCTGGTCTGCATCGGCGCGGGGAAATCCCGCGAAGCGGTGGTGCACCGGCTCACCGCCCTGGGGCTGAACGAATCCCGCTACGCCACAGCCATAGACCCAACCGTGCAATACCCGGAAGGTTGCCGGATCGGCCGTGGCAGCATCCTGCTCCGCAACGTCACGCTCACCGCCGCCGTCACGCTCGGCGCCCACGTGGTTGCCATGCCGTCGGTGACGTTCACGCACGACGACGACGTGGCGGACTTTGCCACGTTCGCTTCGGGAGTGTCCCTGGGCGGCGGAGTCCGGATCGGCCGCGCGGCCTACCTCGGAATGAACGCGAGCGTCCGCGAACGGACCTCGGTGGGTGCCTACGCGACCGTGGGCATGGGCGCCGCTGTCCTGAGCAACGTGCCCGACGGCGAGACCTGGGTGGGCGTCCCCGCGCACGAGATCGACCGGGAGAGTTTCCATTTCGGGAGTGTGCGGTGA
- a CDS encoding Gfo/Idh/MocA family protein translates to MRSFTNPFTAPAPRQAAQKLRIAVVGAGYWGPNLARNLQASPEWDLVAICDLDLEKARRLAATLGDIPVVESLDELLDTFDVDAVAIATPARTHHGTVMTALRAGKHVLVEKPLADSRAHGLEMVAEAEANGLILMADHTYCYTPAVLKMQELVQAGSLGEILFVDSTRINLGLVQPDVDVFWDLAPHDLAILDFVLPGGLNPVEVSAFGADPLGTGRDCVGHLNFRLPNDATAHVHVNWLSPTKIRQMVIGGSQRTLVWDDLNPQQRLSVYDRGVNLDRQPQSAGERAASAVSYRLGDTWSPALPEREALSQVVEELALCIRSGRQARTGGESGLRVLSVLEAATRSLTLDGHPSKVAGAAMAGSGVEMEEVL, encoded by the coding sequence ATGAGATCCTTCACTAATCCGTTCACCGCCCCCGCCCCACGGCAGGCTGCGCAGAAGCTGCGCATCGCCGTCGTTGGAGCCGGCTACTGGGGGCCCAACCTGGCCAGGAACCTGCAGGCCAGCCCGGAGTGGGACCTGGTGGCCATCTGCGACCTGGACCTGGAGAAGGCCCGCAGGCTGGCGGCCACCCTTGGGGATATTCCGGTGGTGGAGTCCCTGGACGAACTGCTGGACACGTTCGACGTGGATGCGGTAGCCATCGCCACGCCGGCCCGCACGCATCACGGAACGGTGATGACGGCCCTGCGGGCAGGAAAGCACGTGCTGGTGGAAAAGCCGCTGGCGGACAGCAGGGCGCACGGGCTGGAGATGGTGGCCGAAGCCGAAGCCAACGGCCTGATACTCATGGCGGACCACACGTATTGCTACACGCCGGCGGTGCTGAAGATGCAGGAGCTGGTGCAGGCGGGATCACTGGGCGAGATCCTGTTCGTGGACTCCACGCGCATCAACCTGGGGCTGGTGCAGCCCGACGTCGACGTGTTCTGGGACCTCGCACCCCATGACCTGGCCATCCTGGACTTCGTTCTTCCCGGCGGCCTCAACCCGGTTGAGGTTTCGGCGTTCGGTGCGGACCCGCTGGGAACCGGCAGGGACTGCGTCGGCCACCTGAACTTCCGGCTTCCCAATGACGCCACGGCCCATGTCCACGTGAACTGGCTGAGCCCCACGAAGATCAGGCAGATGGTGATCGGCGGCTCGCAGCGGACCCTGGTGTGGGACGACCTTAACCCGCAGCAGCGGCTCAGCGTCTACGACCGGGGGGTCAACCTTGACCGGCAGCCGCAATCGGCGGGCGAAAGGGCGGCCTCGGCTGTTTCCTACCGGCTCGGCGACACATGGTCCCCGGCGCTGCCCGAACGCGAGGCACTGAGCCAGGTGGTGGAAGAACTGGCCCTTTGCATTAGGAGCGGCCGGCAGGCACGCACGGGCGGGGAATCCGGACTCCGTGTCCTGTCCGTCCTCGAAGCGGCCACCCGGAGCCTGACCCTCGACGGCCACCCCTCCAAGGTGGCAGGCGCAGCAATGGCCGGTTCCGGCGTCGAAATGGAGGAAGTGCTGTGA
- a CDS encoding DegT/DnrJ/EryC1/StrS family aminotransferase, producing the protein MTAETVVARINVMKPWLGEEEAAALAEVVASGWVAQGPKVKEFEARFAESQGVRHAVATSSCTTALHLALVVAGIGPGDDVVVPSLSFIATANAVTYVGARPVFCDVDPATGNVTAETIHAALTLDTRAVIVVDQGGVPLDLDPIRDLCDRHEITVIEDAACGVGSTYKGRPVGAGADVAVWSFHPRKILTTGEGGMLTTNRADWAARARTLREHSMSVSATDRHGSVLAHPEVYLEVGFNYRMTDLQAAVGIVQLGKLPEVLQRRRDIAARYVAGLSGVRGLRLVCDPPYGTSNFQSFWIEVLPTFRTSREGLMAQLAGAGISARRGIMAAHRQPAYRWRDTGSPLLQHTERLNDRTLILPVFHELDDEGLDRIIGTVRAAATGVAV; encoded by the coding sequence ATGACCGCCGAGACAGTCGTTGCCCGGATCAACGTGATGAAGCCGTGGCTTGGTGAAGAGGAAGCCGCGGCACTGGCCGAGGTGGTTGCGTCCGGGTGGGTTGCACAAGGTCCGAAAGTGAAGGAGTTCGAGGCCCGGTTCGCCGAATCGCAGGGGGTGCGGCACGCCGTCGCAACCTCCAGCTGCACCACGGCCCTGCACCTGGCCCTGGTGGTGGCCGGCATCGGGCCGGGCGACGACGTCGTCGTGCCGTCGCTGTCCTTCATCGCCACCGCCAACGCAGTGACGTATGTGGGGGCCCGGCCGGTGTTTTGCGACGTGGACCCGGCCACCGGCAACGTGACGGCGGAAACGATCCATGCCGCCCTCACACTGGATACGCGTGCCGTGATCGTGGTGGACCAGGGCGGCGTGCCCCTTGACCTGGACCCCATCCGGGACCTTTGCGACCGCCACGAGATCACCGTGATCGAGGATGCCGCCTGCGGTGTTGGCTCTACCTACAAAGGCCGGCCGGTAGGTGCGGGGGCGGACGTTGCCGTGTGGTCCTTCCACCCCCGCAAGATCCTGACCACCGGGGAAGGCGGCATGCTCACCACCAACCGGGCCGATTGGGCCGCCAGGGCCAGGACGCTCCGGGAGCATTCCATGAGCGTGTCCGCCACGGACAGGCACGGTTCGGTCCTGGCCCATCCGGAGGTCTACCTCGAGGTCGGGTTCAACTACCGGATGACGGACCTGCAGGCCGCCGTCGGAATTGTCCAGCTGGGCAAGCTCCCGGAAGTCCTGCAGCGGCGGCGGGACATCGCCGCCCGGTACGTTGCCGGGCTGTCCGGGGTAAGGGGCCTGCGGCTGGTGTGTGATCCGCCGTACGGGACCAGCAACTTCCAGTCCTTCTGGATCGAGGTCCTGCCCACCTTCCGCACATCGCGGGAGGGGCTGATGGCGCAGTTGGCCGGGGCGGGAATTTCTGCCCGCCGGGGCATTATGGCGGCCCACCGCCAGCCCGCGTACCGGTGGCGGGACACCGGGAGCCCGCTCCTGCAGCACACGGAGCGGCTCAATGACAGGACTCTCATCCTTCCCGTCTTCCACGAACTCGACGACGAGGGACTGGACCGGATCATCGGCACCGTGCGTGCCGCCGCCACCGGGGTGGCCGTATGA
- a CDS encoding NAD-dependent epimerase/dehydratase family protein, whose protein sequence is MSELEGANVLVTGGAGTIGSTLVDALLDAGVNRIDVLDNLVRGRLANLEGALAGGRVELVPGTIQDRDLVNDLTKGKDLVFHQAAIRITQCAEEPRLALEVMVDGTFNVMEAAARHKVDKLVAASSASVYGMAEEFPTPERHHHANNDTFYGAAKSFNEGMARSFHAMAGLDYVMLRYFNVYGPRMDVHGLYTEVLVRWMERIMDGQPPLIFGDGLQTMDFVYTADVARANVLAAASDATHGTYNIASGTETSLLEMARALLRVMGSDLEVEHGPSRLVNGVVRRLADTSAAARELGFKAEVELEEGLRELVTWWMPLRDEIAATRKVGAR, encoded by the coding sequence GTGAGCGAACTTGAGGGAGCCAACGTCCTGGTGACCGGTGGGGCCGGAACCATCGGATCCACCCTGGTGGATGCCCTGCTGGACGCCGGGGTAAACCGCATTGATGTGCTGGACAACCTGGTCCGCGGCCGCCTGGCGAACCTGGAAGGGGCCCTGGCCGGCGGCCGGGTGGAACTGGTGCCCGGAACCATCCAGGACCGGGACCTCGTGAACGACCTGACCAAAGGCAAAGACCTGGTGTTCCACCAGGCGGCCATCAGGATTACCCAGTGCGCGGAGGAACCCCGGCTGGCGCTGGAAGTCATGGTGGACGGAACCTTCAACGTCATGGAGGCCGCCGCCAGGCACAAGGTGGACAAGCTGGTTGCTGCCTCCAGCGCCTCCGTGTACGGGATGGCGGAGGAGTTCCCCACCCCGGAGAGGCACCACCACGCCAATAACGACACGTTTTACGGGGCCGCCAAATCCTTTAACGAAGGGATGGCCAGGAGTTTCCACGCCATGGCCGGGCTGGATTACGTCATGCTCCGCTACTTCAACGTCTACGGTCCCCGGATGGACGTCCACGGCCTCTATACGGAGGTGCTGGTCCGCTGGATGGAAAGGATCATGGACGGCCAGCCGCCGCTGATCTTCGGCGACGGCCTGCAGACGATGGACTTCGTCTACACGGCGGATGTGGCACGGGCCAACGTGCTGGCCGCCGCCAGCGACGCCACCCACGGTACCTACAACATCGCCAGCGGAACGGAGACCAGCCTGCTGGAGATGGCACGGGCGCTGCTGCGGGTCATGGGTTCCGACCTGGAAGTGGAACACGGCCCGTCGCGTCTGGTCAACGGAGTGGTCCGGCGCCTTGCGGATACGTCCGCCGCCGCCCGGGAGCTCGGATTCAAGGCAGAAGTGGAACTGGAAGAAGGCCTTCGCGAACTTGTCACCTGGTGGATGCCGCTGCGGGACGAGATCGCCGCCACAAGGAAAGTTGGTGCCCGATGA